A part of Rhipicephalus microplus isolate Deutch F79 chromosome 8, USDA_Rmic, whole genome shotgun sequence genomic DNA contains:
- the LOC142769372 gene encoding uncharacterized protein LOC142769372 codes for MDEHPQLVANAIELRHGVTITDRWRLWQELSDALNHEVLAQEWQAWWRRPVREARRDTAAIRDAQTGTVWGWLPGFRGQVLQLTGMTRFSGVFGLTYQQQANVPTAAVEMDVEATEAAVDGSDTVTRKHLRT; via the exons atggacgaacatccccagctcgtggcgaatgccatcgagctgcggcacggcgtcaccatcaccgaccggtggcggctgtggcaagagctcagcgacgcgctgaaccatgaagtgcttgcgcaggaatggcaggcttggtggcgcaggccggtgcgcgaggcccgccgtgacaccGCCGCCATCAGAGACGCACAAAC gggcactgtatggggttggctgcctggcttccgcggccaggttctacagttgactgggatgacacgcttcagtggcgtttttggtctcacctatcaacag caggcgaatgttcccactgctgcagtggaaatggatgtggaggccactgaagcggctgtagatggcagtgacacagtaacacgcaagcatctgagaacttag